From Kryptolebias marmoratus isolate JLee-2015 linkage group LG15, ASM164957v2, whole genome shotgun sequence, a single genomic window includes:
- the LOC112450584 gene encoding uncharacterized protein LOC112450584, with product MQVTACVQEVGHHTASLLAHLNLQREQGQFCDCVLRQRENSDQIYPAHRCVLAASSPVLASILPSTGVLVELQDPCLSDSVLASLLDYIYTGALPCSLSQQQYYRLLTAACHLQMKELQEALRAAWRRKIAEENGSASNGAEIHSFKGVNNTCKTDLKTFSDLSLSPKTQCFRRLEETRPQYSLNVATFEKARMKNKEKGIDENDPNYPRRPDVRTLNSLSTFCVLKSSGRVNTSDERQVIYSTQQNLMLNNPVTVEVHDIPGVNQEVHEYQCHSDSLVKPKVWQGSSEDKLLGTSKLKRRSSLSSATLPHHCYGEVPVIRHSSRAAVLRSAVSRSSSTGSDNTIKGITTEHKEQDGEQTQDSRNNKNLNVCAVHPELNDNHNSSTTDGFITNNTELSCKGLTHNIDHNNQHAHCDPLHSNMNLVPQNKDRSKGLKRQAESDFDHFSSKHKRLDCLECHNESPTTATEELTMDWGNVVSLPVQDGAGSDFHCEERLDVEAKQELISCVRLLAKTDMEDKNCTPHGSETNQCSNNCGSEKNRNDAVSIQHKYKSNNTSTSSESGLDDAFASECCTSSESKETSRSKTIESCFSPMTLIENSMSDSASEAIGQPYYGHLHYQCFPHQDTHLLIQDSNYKYSQHVRSHSLDDSTDEEEAGSFAMKQHNSSEKTNQVLLQNLNSKRAELPWKHTSDTEERGVIKRNKESSVSRDEGFDETNGQRNDKERNSSDKDQCRTEAQADQKADVIKVSETVTWSVCPTPSVTDSMPSTLSACVPSSLPDSTPAERAAPHPQPFQCSLCDRSFSQRGSLNRHVRSHLGVRPFPCPCCPMTFSRQYRVTEHMRVHQRCTLGNGFQKPVDSSSKDNEKRPQN from the exons ATGCAG GTGACAGCTTGTGTTCAGGAAGTTGGTCACCACACAGCATCGCTGTTGGCACATCTGAACCTTCAGCGAGAACAGGGTCAGTTCTGTGACTGTGTGCTCAGACAGAGAGAGAACTCAGATCAGATATACCCTGCACACAG GTGTGTACTGGCAGCTTCTAGTCCAGTGTTGGCATCCATCCTCCCCTCTACTGGTGTCCTGGTGGAACTGCAGGATCCGTGTCTGTCTGACTCTGTTCTGGCATCTCTTTTGGACTATATTTACACTGGGGCTCTGCCATGCTCTCTCAGCCAGCAGCAGTATTACAGGCTGCTCACTGCTGCATGTCACCTGCAGATGAAGGAACTGCAGGAGGCTCTGAGGGCAGCCTGGAGACGGAAGATTGCTGAAGAAAATGGAAGCGCTTCAAATGGAGCTGAAATCCATTCATTCAAAGGCGTTAATAATACTTGCAAAACCGATCTGAAGACCTTCAGTGATCTTTCATTATCACCCAAAACACAATGTTTTAGAAGACTTGAAGAAACAAGACCACAGTATTCACTTAATGTAGCCACATTTGAAAAGGCCcggatgaaaaataaagaaaagggcATAGATGAAAATGATCCAAACTATCCCAGGAGACCAGATGTGAGGACTTTAAATAGTCTAAGTACCTTCTGTGTACTTAAAAGCAGTGGTAGAGTTAATACAAGTGATGAAAGACAGGTAATCTATTCAACTCAACAAAACTTGATGCTAAATAATCCTGTCACTGTTGAGGTCCATGACATTCCTGGAGTGAACCAAGAAGTACATGAATATCAGTGTCATTCAGACAGCCTTGTAAAACCAAAGGTCTGGCAGGGCAGCTCAGAAGACAAGTTGTTGGGAACgtctaaattaaaaagaagatcCTCCTTATCCTCTGCTACACTGCCACATCATTGTTATGGGGAAGTGCCCGTCATCCGTCACAGCAGTAGAGCAGCTGTGTTGCGGTCTGCTGTCTCACGCTCCTCCAGCACAGGCAGTGACAACACCATCAAAGGTATTACCACTGAGCACAAAGAGCAAGATGGAGAACAAACTCAAGACtccagaaacaataaaaatctcaaTGTATGTGCTGTTCATCCTGAGCTGAATGACAATCATAACAGCAGTACTACAGATGGATTTATAACTAACAACACTGAGCTTTCCTGTAAGGGTTTAACACACAATATAGACCACAACAATCAGCATGCTCATTGTGACCCTTTACACAGCAACATGAATCTGGTGCCACAGAATAAAGACAGGAGCAAAGGGTTAAAGCGCCAAGCAGAAAGtgattttgatcatttttcctCCAAACACAAACGTTTAGATTGTCTTGAATGTCACAATGAGTCACCGACAACAGCTACAGAGGAACTAACTATGGACTGGGGAAATGTAGTTTCACTTCCTGTGCAGGACGGCGCAGGAAGTGACTTTCACTGTGAAGAACGTCTTGATGTGGAAGCGAAACAGGAGCTCATTTCCTGTGTCCGGTTGCTTGCTAAAACAGACATGGAAGACAAAAACTGCACGCCTCATGGATCTGAAACCAATCAATGCTCAAATAATTGTGGatctgaaaaaaacagaaatgatgccGTTTCCATCCAGCATAAATACAAATCGAACAACACATCCACCTCATCAGAATCAGGTTTGGATGATGCCTTTGCTTCTGAATGTTGCACATCTTCTGAATCTAAAGAAACCTCACGCTCTAAGACCATAGAGTCGTGCTTTTCTCCAATGACCCTGATAGAAAACAGCATGTCTGACTCTGCAAGTGAAGCCATTGGTCAGCCATACTATGGACACCTTCATTATCAGTGCTTCCCACATCAGGACACACACTTATTGATCCAAGACTCTAATTACAAATACTCTCAGCACGTTCGCTCTCATAGTTTGGATGATTCAACTGATGAGGAAGAGGCTGGTTCCTTTGCCATGAAGCAGCACAATTCCTCAGAGAAAACCAACCAGGTTCTCCTGCAGAACCTAAACTCCAAACGTGCTGAGCTGCCCTGGAAACACACATCTGACACAGAGGAGAGAGGGGTcataaaaaggaacaaagagtCTTCTGTTTCCAGGGATGAGGGTTTCGATGAGACTAACGGACAGAGAAATGACAAGGAAAGAAACTCTTCAGATAAGGACCAATGCAGGACAGAAGCTCAAGCTGACCAAAAAGCTGATGTTATAAAGGTTTCTGAGACCGTCACCTGGTCAGTCTGTCCAACCCCAAGTGTGACAGACTCCATGCCCTCCACTTTGTCTGCTTGCGTGCCTTCCAGCCTTCCAGACAGCACGCCAGCAGAACGAGCTGCTCCTCATCCCCAGCCTTTCCAGTGCTCTCTCTGTGACCGTTCCTTCAGCCAGCGAGGCTCTCTGAACAGGCATGTGCGGAGCCACCTTGGCGTACGACCCTTCCCCTGTCCCTGCTGCCCCATGACCTTTTCACGTCAATACCGTGTCACAGAGCACATGCGTGTTCACCAACGCTGCACGCTTGGAAACGGCTTCCAAAAGCCTGTGGACTCTTCCAGTAAAGACAATGAAAAAAGGCCCCAAAACTAA
- the il4r.2 gene encoding uncharacterized protein il4r.2 isoform X3, which produces MGVEEQTSSEVVAPQRLEKKPSGRRSAQFGCQRRIVGPAACLSNPNDQIPGDDGKLNLDCTKDDEKIFCQLEAKECSEYNLTLQDHYDSLEELCPLQPCNSEKCCCFWTFISFEDSFTAKVRRDGKELEEKNISPTESFKPKAPTIESVTESNGKLKVGWKTNTKERLNPYLTAEITFIKKGDIKKHRVYENITSAMENGLQYYAISSEDLDSDTTYMISVRSFSKLSGKLSDSSNEWEFTTSSSKALVWGLILGLSVFAVILSAFMFCCYVKSKRKWLDIYPELKLTVLHLSGPLFYKTEPIKISVCVPEEEMSKEQERINNDRRISKELTSPELLEALQKPSIRVFPSLKELVSVSLSPGTVDEQGSGLSDIFNHTYSLFLPNFSGEKKTEMLSVFECSSDTSNTVNDPDRQTCLFPAQDTSFVPTKMSYQPCKADRWIFSPSEGSTILSDTNRSIVDEVFEMFGEKAPKLGNSGYGCPVESPGVLQVNVDYQPVPGETEQPDVLMTEKLNNDTRHLLNKCPGETFNKVPQPCFNPFTAGFINNTQNPQGHPGRLLPFLPMPPADSTMKVISDYHGV; this is translated from the exons ATGGGAGTGGAGGAACAAACTTCCTCAGAAGTCGTGGCTCCGCAGCGTCtagaaaaaaaaccatcagGAAGAAGAAGTGCGCAGTTCGGCTGTCAGCGGCGGATTGTCGGACCTGCCGCGTGTCTCTCCAATCCAAACGATCAAATACCAG GAGATGATGGAAAACTGAACCTTGACTGCACTAAAGACGATGaaaagatattttgccagcTGGAGGCAAAAGAATGCTCTGAATACAATTTGACCTTACAGGATCACTATGActcttt AGAGGAGCTCTGCCCTCTTCAGCCGTGTAACAGTGAGAAGTGTTGCTGCTTCTGGACTTTTATTAGTTTCGAAGACAGTTTTACTGCGAAAGTCAGGAGAGACGGCAAAGAACTGGAGGAGAAAAATATCAGCCCCACAGAGAGCT TTAAACCAAAGGCTCCAACCATCGAATCAGTGACTGAATCTAATGGAAAATTGAAAGTCGGGTGGAAAACAAACACGAAGGAGCGGCTGAATCCTTACTTAACTGCCGAAATAacctttattaaaaaaggagacATAAAGAAG CACCGGGTTTATGAAAATATCACATCAGCTATGGAAAATGGACTGCAGTACTATGCAATAAGTAGTGAAGACTTGGATTCAGATACAACATACATGATCAGCGTAAGAAGCTTCAGTAAACTGAGTGGGAAGCTCAGTGACAGCAGCAACGAGTGGGAATTTACAACCT CCTCCTCCAAAGCCCTGGTCTGGGGTCTCATCCTTGGCCTCAGTGTTTTTGCAGTCATCCTGAGTGCTTTCATGTTCTGCTGTTATGTAAA GTCCAAGAGAAAATGGTTGGACATATATCCAGAACTAAAGTTGACCGTGTTGCATTTATCAGGACCATTG TTCTATAAAACTGAGCCAATCAAAATATCTGTCTGTGTTCCAGAAGAAGAAAT gtCAAAGGAACAAGAGAGAATCAATAATGACAGGAGGATAAGCAAAGAGCTAACATCACCTGAATTACTAGAAGCTTTGCAAAAACCGTCCATTAGAGTCTTTCCTTCACTCAAAGAACTGGTTTCAGTTAGTCTTTCTCCAGGTACCGTGGATGAACAAGGTTCTGGATTATCTGACATATTCAACCACACCTATTCTCTGTTTTTACCAAACTTTTCTGGTGAGAAGAAGACTGAAATGCTTTCCGTCTTTGAGTGCTCTTCTGACACGAGCAACACTGTAAACGATCCTGACCGACAGACTTGTTTATTTCCTGCACAAGATACTTCTTTTGTGCCAACAAAGATGTCGTATCAACCATGCAAAGCAGATCGTTGGATATTTTCCCCCTCAGAAGGCTCCACCATCCTCAGTGACACCAACAGGAGCATTGTTGATGAAGTGTTTGAGATGTTCGGTGAGAAAGCTCCCAAACTTGGAAACTCCGGCTACGGCTGTCCTGTAGAGTCCCCCGGGGTTCTTCAGGTGAACGTTGATTACCAGCCAGTTCCAGGTGAAACGGAGCAGCCTGAtgttctgatgacagaaaagCTGAATAATGATACCAGGCATCTTTTAAACAAGTGTCCAGGAGAAACATTTAATAAGGTCCCTCAGCCCTGCTTTAACCCCTTCACTGCTGGTTTCATTAATAATACCCAGAATCCTCAGGGTCACCCGGGACGTCTGCTTCCTTTTCTGCCCATGCCGCCTGCTGACAGCACTATGAAAGTAATCAGCGACTATCATGGAGTGTAG
- the LOC108237326 gene encoding uncharacterized protein LOC108237326: protein MSAELLPVREPDGTTEAVQGISVGGSKPLHRFLKGQPKIIGIAVLIMGVSFVTVSIAITSDHYGDHIWITIPPGIFLGTLFIICGILYILTEHNPTKKTVTISLALSIVTILAACWTLLHIMGDFHIASGVYDYEFHYNETETDRLWRTHYNVMGVTLEAVHAVYSFVAVIIFIIMSVLAGAALRSTKTQAIVVMNVTAPETPVE, encoded by the exons atgtCTGCTGAGCTTCTACCTGTGAGAGAACCAGATGGGACCACTGAAGCTGTTCAGGGAATCTCAGTGGGAGGCAGCAAACCCTTACACCGCTTCTTAAAGGGCCAACCTAAGATTATTGGc ATTGCAGTGCTGATTATGGGCGTGAGCTTTGTCACTGTTTCCATTGCCATCACCAGTGACCATTACGGTGACCACATCTGGATAACCATCCCACCTGGCATATTCCTGGGAACACTG TTCATCATATGTGGGATTTTGTATATTCTGACAGAGCACAACCccacaaagaaaaca GTGACCATATCTTTGGCCCTGAGCATTGTGACCATACTGGCGGCATGTTGGACTCTTTTGCACATCATGGGAGACTTCCACATAGCTTCCGGAGTGTATGACTATGAATTTCATTACAACGAAACAGAAACTGACAGACTGTGGAGGACACATTATAAT gtgATGGGGGTGACCTTAGAAGCAGTCCATGCAGTCTACAGTTTTGTcgctgtaattatttttatcatcatGTCAGTGTTAGCAGGGGCTGCGCTGCGCTCCACAAAAACTCAg gCCATTGTAGTGATGAATGTGACAGCACCTGAAACACCAGTTGAATGA